The Mycoplasmopsis equigenitalium genome contains a region encoding:
- a CDS encoding BC85_0335 family putative methyltransferase produces MNKTDKILLISMFVAIGISFISFIIFFFIIRRVKNKYSFGNTNQAVRKNAGEINDDVKDKLGISMKPQQVEFLINNIFINQYENILIFGQNCEYYGFTIAKQLKWTKIFHNKVDEENLNKIKNLGYEYNYKMAGLNQTFDAILWINDEDINNYLENLYEKLNANGMIIINVNPLNNYSRTILSDQIKKFGYLYEFSADRKFILIVKKINK; encoded by the coding sequence AGATAAGATTTTATTGATTTCAATGTTTGTGGCAATTGGAATTTCATTTATAAGTTTTATTATTTTCTTTTTTATTATTCGTCGTGTAAAAAATAAATATTCATTTGGCAACACTAATCAAGCGGTGCGTAAAAACGCTGGTGAAATTAATGATGATGTTAAAGACAAACTTGGAATTAGTATGAAGCCACAACAAGTAGAATTTTTAATTAATAATATTTTTATTAACCAGTACGAAAATATTCTTATTTTTGGTCAAAATTGTGAATACTATGGTTTCACAATTGCAAAACAACTAAAATGAACTAAGATTTTTCATAACAAAGTTGACGAAGAGAATCTTAACAAAATTAAAAACTTAGGTTACGAATACAATTATAAAATGGCCGGATTAAATCAAACATTCGATGCTATTTTGTGAATAAATGACGAGGATATTAATAATTACCTTGAAAATTTATATGAAAAACTCAATGCAAACGGGATGATTATTATCAATGTTAATCCATTAAATAATTACTCACGAACAATTCTTAGTGACCAAATTAAGAAGTTTGGTTACTTATATGAATTTAGTGCCGATCGTAAATTTATTTTAATCGTCAAGAAAATAAATAAATAA
- the greA gene encoding transcription elongation factor GreA, with protein MKNKNQTLLTESGLKKLQEELKHLVEVERPEVIQEIKEARELGDLSENAEYDSARERQGKIEARISEIEKLLTNAKIIETTTTDTVTIGSFVKLKNELTKKTNTYQIVGEIDANPINKKISNVSPLAQSVLGHRVGEVVEVDAPEKYSVKILEIGHK; from the coding sequence ATGAAAAACAAAAATCAAACACTTTTAACCGAATCAGGTCTTAAAAAATTACAAGAAGAATTAAAACATCTTGTTGAGGTTGAACGTCCTGAGGTTATTCAAGAAATTAAGGAAGCTAGAGAATTAGGTGACCTTTCTGAAAATGCTGAATACGATTCAGCTCGTGAACGTCAAGGGAAAATCGAAGCCCGGATTTCGGAAATCGAAAAACTTTTAACAAACGCCAAAATTATCGAAACAACAACCACTGATACCGTGACAATTGGTAGTTTTGTTAAACTTAAAAATGAACTTACTAAAAAAACAAATACATATCAAATTGTTGGTGAAATCGATGCAAACCCAATTAACAAAAAAATTTCAAACGTTTCACCACTTGCACAGTCAGTATTAGGTCATAGAGTTGGTGAAGTTGTCGAAGTTGATGCTCCTGAAAAATATAGTGTCAAAATTCTTGAAATAGGACATAAATAA
- a CDS encoding deoxynucleoside kinase yields MLIGISGMISSGKSTLTNRLVDYFNQKNETWKLDEFAEDDEVFNTFLKWLYEKQPNLTIGFQSYVVENHTTKLNDLLTKFKEAKLDPQKNHIFLDRFSIEHYIFANVILKEKGEKYLKGYDALFRHLITKKETPALAIYLDMSFETFKKRLFSRGREVEIANFETNKEYFQTLYNNYKTTFIAQAQKYNLNYVVIDTNNLNEEQVFKKAVAVIESEMQK; encoded by the coding sequence ATGCTTATCGGAATAAGTGGTATGATCAGCAGCGGCAAAAGTACTCTTACTAATCGCCTTGTTGATTATTTTAATCAAAAAAATGAAACTTGAAAACTTGATGAATTCGCTGAAGACGACGAAGTTTTCAACACCTTCTTAAAATGACTTTATGAAAAACAACCAAATTTAACAATTGGTTTTCAATCATATGTTGTTGAAAACCACACCACCAAACTTAATGACCTACTTACAAAATTTAAAGAAGCAAAGTTAGATCCGCAAAAGAACCATATTTTCTTGGATCGTTTTAGTATTGAACACTATATTTTTGCTAATGTTATTTTAAAAGAAAAAGGCGAAAAATACTTAAAAGGGTATGATGCGCTTTTTAGACATTTAATTACTAAAAAGGAAACACCAGCGTTGGCGATTTATCTTGATATGAGTTTCGAAACTTTTAAAAAACGTCTTTTTTCACGTGGGAGAGAAGTAGAAATTGCTAATTTCGAAACTAATAAAGAGTATTTTCAAACTTTATACAACAATTACAAAACTACATTTATAGCACAAGCGCAAAAATATAACCTTAACTATGTAGTGATTGATACCAATAACTTAAACGAAGAACAAGTTTTTAAAAAAGCGGTGGCAGTTATTGAAAGTGAGATGCAAAAATAA
- a CDS encoding deoxynucleoside kinase, whose protein sequence is MVIGISGNIASGKSTLSKALHKHYKTSMVIEEFKDDDPVFNTFLRWIYEQKPNIDIGFQSYIVESLTDNFKRLNNKFLETRNHQNDLLILDRFVLEHYVFAVANLEKKEKKYLEAFNALFEEILDLEANPDLAIYLDMTFETFKKHLFKRNREVETSNWDANYNYFKRLHELYKDVFIEVVEKFQIPYYIIDVNNLTSKEVTEKAIAIIDNHDFSTSKRMKWKNTN, encoded by the coding sequence ATGGTAATTGGCATTAGTGGTAATATCGCTTCTGGTAAATCTACGCTTTCAAAGGCATTACACAAACATTACAAAACATCAATGGTAATTGAAGAATTTAAAGACGATGATCCTGTTTTTAATACCTTCTTGCGTTGAATTTATGAACAAAAACCAAACATTGATATTGGATTTCAGAGCTATATCGTTGAATCGTTAACCGATAATTTTAAAAGGCTAAATAATAAATTTTTAGAAACAAGAAATCATCAAAATGATTTATTGATACTTGATCGTTTTGTGCTTGAACATTATGTTTTTGCTGTTGCGAATCTCGAAAAAAAAGAAAAGAAATATCTAGAAGCATTTAATGCGTTATTTGAAGAAATTCTAGATTTAGAAGCAAATCCGGATTTAGCAATTTATTTAGATATGACATTTGAGACGTTTAAAAAACACCTTTTTAAGCGAAATCGTGAGGTAGAAACTAGTAATTGAGACGCGAATTATAATTATTTTAAAAGGTTGCATGAGTTATATAAAGATGTTTTTATTGAAGTTGTTGAAAAATTTCAAATACCTTATTATATAATTGATGTAAATAATTTAACAAGTAAAGAAGTAACTGAAAAAGCAATCGCGATTATTGATAATCACGATTTTTCAACTTCAAAAAGGATGAAATGGAAAAACACGAATTAG
- the hpt gene encoding hypoxanthine phosphoribosyltransferase has protein sequence MEKHELVKKVLFTKEELEAKIKTLAEWVNETYKDSNDLIIVGIMKGAMPFMMQLIKDVTVDCVLDFLTVSSYQGGLKTTGNAKVILDMAQDIKDKDVLIVEEIIDSGITLKRINDMLSARRPRSLRIMTLLDKQANRQENINPDINGFVIPNHFVVGFGLDYDEKLRNLPYIGIFDQSKI, from the coding sequence ATGGAAAAACACGAATTAGTAAAAAAAGTTTTATTTACAAAAGAAGAACTAGAAGCTAAGATTAAAACATTAGCTGAATGAGTTAACGAAACCTACAAAGACTCAAACGACTTAATTATTGTTGGTATTATGAAAGGTGCAATGCCATTTATGATGCAATTAATTAAAGATGTAACAGTTGACTGTGTCTTAGACTTTTTAACAGTTTCGTCATACCAAGGCGGATTAAAAACAACTGGTAATGCCAAAGTGATTCTTGATATGGCACAAGATATCAAGGATAAGGACGTACTTATTGTTGAAGAAATAATTGATTCTGGGATTACTTTAAAACGGATTAACGATATGCTTTCAGCTCGTCGTCCTCGTAGTCTTCGGATTATGACGCTATTAGACAAACAAGCGAATCGCCAAGAAAATATTAATCCAGATATTAATGGTTTTGTTATTCCAAACCATTTCGTAGTTGGATTTGGTCTTGATTATGACGAAAAATTAAGAAACTTACCATATATTGGTATCTTCGATCAAAGCAAGATATAA
- the rpmB gene encoding 50S ribosomal protein L28, producing the protein MSRQDMLTGKKAMTGNIRSHALNSTKRRFNLNLQKVTLNDGGKPVTLRVTAKTAKTLKKHGLV; encoded by the coding sequence ATGTCAAGACAAGATATGCTAACTGGCAAAAAAGCGATGACTGGTAATATTCGTTCACACGCTCTTAATAGTACAAAACGTAGATTTAATCTTAATCTACAAAAAGTAACTCTCAATGACGGCGGTAAACCAGTAACCTTACGTGTAACAGCTAAAACCGCAAAAACACTTAAAAAACACGGTTTAGTATAA